ATTGCGGCGCTCAACGACTCCTATCTGATCTTCGCGCCGGGCGAAATGCCGCTGACGGGCGATGTTGCGCAGCACTTCACCCGCGTCGTCGCGACGTCGTTTCGCATCGCTATTCAATTGTCGGCGCCGTTCCTTGTGTTCGGCCTGATCTTCAATTTGGGACTGGGCATTCTCGCCCGTCTCATGCCTCAGATGCAGGTGTTCTTCATCGGCATGCCGCTGTCGATCCTGCTCGGGTTCATGCTGTTGCTGCTGGTGCTCGCCGCCATGATGGGGACGTTCACCGGTTACGTCGAGGGCGTGCTCCTCGACCTTGCGCCGCGCCGGTGACGGGGTAGCGCATGGCAGAGGAACCCGATCTCGAGGATAAAACAGAAGATCCTTCCCAAAAGCGCTTAGACGATGCGTTCGAGAAGGGTAACGTCGTCAAGAGCCAGGAGGTCAATACCTGGTTCATCATCGCCGGCGCCACTCTGGTGCTGATGACTTTCTCGGGCGGCATGGGGAAGGAGCTCAATGCCACCATGCGCGGCCTGATCGCCAATTCGGCGATCATCACGATGGACGGCCCGTCGCTGCCGCGGCTGTTCGAGAAGATCGGTGCAGAGCTCCTGGCCGCGCTGGCGGTGCCTTTTCTGATCCTGATGCTGGCGGCGCTTGCCGGCAATATCGTGCAGCATCGCTTCATCTGGTCGACGGACTCGCTGGCGCCGAAGTTCTCGAAGATTTCGCCGCTCGCCGGCATGAAGCGGTTGTTCTCCAAGCAGTCGCTGGCCAATCTCGTCAAAGGCCTGATCAAGCTCGGCATCATCGGCGCGGTGATGGTGGTGCTGCTGTGGCCGGACCGCGACCGCATGGAAGGCCTGGTCACCATGGACCCGGCCGCGCTGCTGCCGTTTACGTCGGCGCTCTCGCTCAAGGTTCTCGGCGCCGTGGTCGCTTTGCTGGCCATCGTCGCCGCCGCCGACTTCCTGTTCCAGTACCGCACCTGGTACGGCAAGCTGAAAATGTCGCTGCAGGAGTTGAAGGAAGAATACAAGCAGACCCAGGGCGACCCGTTCATCAAGGGCAAGCTCAAGCAGATCCGGCAGATGCGCATGAAGCAGCGCATGTCGTCGGCGGTGCCGAAGGCGTCGGTGATCATCACCAACCCGACGCACTACGCCGTTGCCCTGCAGTACGAGCGCGGCATGGATGCGCCGGTCTGCGTCGCCAAGGGTGTCGACGCGATGGCCCTGCAAATCCGTAAAATCGCGACAGAGCACGATGTGCCGATCGTCGAGAACCCGCCGCTTGCCCGCGCTTTGCATGCCTCCGTCGAGGTCGATCAGACCATCCCGCCCGAGCACTACAAGGCGGTCGCCGAGGTCATCGGCTATGTCATGAAACTGCGGCGAGCGATCCGTAACTAGAGCGTTTCCAGGAGGGGTGGATGCCGGTTCGCTGTCCGGAAACGCGATCTCACGACAGGGCTTCCGGAACGGGACCAAAGCAGCGCATAAAGCCAGTCAAAGGCAGGGATTTCCGCCCGGCAGCCCTTGCGCGAAGCAGCCCGCTTAAGGCACTTGGATAAGTCATGAACGCCGAGCGACCGAACGAGCCTCGCCCCGCCCCACGCGACGGGCAGGGCAGGCGGCAAGCCTTCGACAAGAGCCAGAGCGCGCCGCGTTCGGGCTCGGTCGGTATGGTGCTGCTGGTCGCGGTGCTGTTGGTGGGTGCCGCCGGCGGACTGATTTATATCGGCCCGGCACACGCCGAGACCTACATCCTCGCGCTGCTGTCAGTGCTCGGCACCATCGGCGTGTTTGCGCTGTTCGCGCTTGCCTCCGGGATCATGCGGCTGTCCAGCCGCGAGCAGAGCAACCCTCTTTTAAAGTCCGTGGTCGATCAGGGCTTCGACGGCATCGTCGTCACCGACCAGGCGGGCCGCGTATTCTACGCCAACGCCACTTATCTCGACCTGATCGGGGCCGTCGACGACAACGATGTGCGCCCGGTCGAGCGGGTCTTCATCGGCGATCCGGAAGTGTCCGAGGCGATCTACCGTCTGCTCAAGGCCGCCCGCGAGGGCCGTCGCCTTCAGGAGGAAGTTCGCATAGCCGGTGCCTCCGGCGAGGCGGCGCGTTGGTTGAGGCTGCGCGTGCGCCCCCTCGGCGAGTCGCGGCGCGATGCCCGATTTGCGGTCTGGTCGATCGCCGACGTCACGCGTGAGCGAGAGCGTCAGGAAAATGTTTTCCAGGAACTGCAGCACGCCATCGATTATCTCGACCACGCGCCGGCCGGGTTTTTCTCAGTCGATGCCCAGGGCGACATCGTCTACCTCAATGCCACGCTGGCGGCCTGGCTCGATCAGGATCTGGCGCAGGTCGCGGTCGACTCGCTCAAGCTTGCCGACATCGTGGCGGGCGAAGGCGCGGCGCTCCTGACCACGCTCAATGCCGCGCCGGGCGACGTGAAGACCGAGGTGCTCGACCTCGACTTGCGCACGCGCACCGGCCGGCCGCTACCGGTGCGGCTGTTCCACAAGGTCGCTTACGGCGCCGACGGTGCGCCAGGTGCCTCGCGCACTCTGGTGCTCAATCGCGGCAAGGACAGCGGCGAGGACGCGCAACGCGACGCCGAAGTGCGCTTCATGCGCTTCTTCCAGAATACGCCGATGGCGATCGCCACGGTCGACCGCAACGGCCGCATCGCCCGCACCAATGCGCGCTTTGCCACCGCGTTCGACGGCATGATCGGCGAGAACCGTTCGATCCTGTCGGTGGTCAACGAGCGCGACCGCGGCGCGCTCGAAGCGGCGATCAAGCGCGCCGCCGGCGGGCAGGGAGATATCCCGCCTGTCGATGCGCAACTCGCAGGCTCCAACGAGCGCTGGGCCAACTTCTTCGTGCTTGCGGTCGAGGACAAGGATTCCGAAGGCGAGGCGGCCATCGTCTATGCGCTGGAGACGACGGCGCAGCGCACGCTGGAGAACAAGGTTTACCAGCAGCAGAAGATGGAATCGGTCGGCCAGCTCGCCGGCGGCATCGCGCACGACTTCAATAACGTGCTGTCCGCCATCATGATGGCGACCGACTTCCTGCTCAACGCCCACAAGCCGACCGACCCGTCATTCCAGGACATCATCCAGATCAAGCAGAATGCCAACCGTGCCGCGGCGCTGGTACGGCAATTGCTCGCCTTCTCGCGCAAACAGACCTTGCGGCCGCAGGTCCTTGATCTCGGCGAAGTGCTCGGCGATCTCGGCATGCTGTTGAAGCGGCTGATCGGCGAGAAGGTGACATTCGCCGGCGTCAAGCACGGCCGCGATCTGTGGCCGGTGAAGGCCGACCTGTCGCAGTTCGAGCAAGTTATCGTCAATCTCGCGGTCAACGCGCGCGACGCCATGCCGGACGGCGGGACGCTCAGCATCCGCACGACGAATGTTGCGTCGGCCGAATGCGCGCAATTCGGCCACAAGGGCATGCCTGCGGCGGATTACGTGCTGGTCGAGGTCAGCGACACCGGCACCGGCATTCCGCAGGACATCATCGACAAGATTTTCGAGCCGTTCTTCTCGACCAAGGAAGTCGGCAAGGGCACCGGCCTCGGTCTGTCCACGGTCTACGGCATCGTCAAGCAGACCGGCGGTTTCGTCTATGTCGACTCAGCGCCGGGGCGCACCACCTTCCGCATCTTCCTGCCGCGCTATGTTCCGGCGGCCGAGGACAAGCCTGCTGTTGGCGCGCCGTCGATCGCGCCGGCGCTCGATGCGGCGAAGTCGCTCGAGGCCACCAAAGCCGCGGCCGAGACCATGGCGAAACAGGCCCAGGCAAGCGCCGATCTGACCGGACAGGGCGTCATTCTTCTGGTGGAAGACGAGGAGGGCCTGCGTGCGCTCAATGCCCGCGGGCTGACTTCGCGCGGCTACACCGTGCTCGAGGCCGGCAATGGCATCGAGGCGATGGAGGTCATGGAGCGGGAAGGCCACGTCGATCTGGTGGTGTCGGACGTGGTGATGCCGGAAATGGACGGCCCGACGCTGCTGCGCGAATTGCGCGCGCGCGATCCGAACGTGAAGTTCATTTTCGTGTCGGGCTACGCCGAAGAAGCCTTCGCCAAGAACCTGCCGCAGGACCAGCAGTATCACTTCCTCGCGAAGCCCTTCACGCTGAAGCAACTCGTCGCCGAAGTGAAGAGCACGCTCACCGGCGGATGATGGCGGTCGGGCCGGCAGCCGTATGTTACTATCCGCGGCAGCCTCGAGACAGTGGAACTCGGAACGCGGAACTCGGCGGGGGCGACTTCCTGCTGGTGCTGGACTTCGCCGCCATAGAGGCGCAACGTAATCGTGGCGGTTAGGCAAAACGGATCGCCAAACCTCCTGACGTGATACGCGGAATCGATGCCAGACTCGATGGCGTTCGCGCCATCCTTCCCTGCGTTTTCGCCGTGGCGCGGCAACGGGAGTTCGATATGCGGAGAATCATTCAAGCCAATATCGACAGACTCAAGTGTCTGATTTGCGACGAAACCGATCCGACGAAGCGGGCCATGGAATTGCGTCTTCTCGCCGAAGAGGAAGAGAAGAAAAAACAATTGCCGCCGTATGACAGAAGGGAACCCAAGGCGTTCTAATCAGCGAATCTCGGCCCATTTGCGCCAATGCGTCGGCTGGATGTCGACGCGCTCTTTTGTCGAAGCGTCGACCCAAGACGTCCCTGATTTGTGGACTGGAAATACAAGCGCGTGGACGTCGCCATTCTCCATCACGCCGACTTCAAGATCGGTACCGGACGGCGCAATCGCGATTGGCAGCCATTTTTCTGGCAGAGAGTAAACATGAGCCATTCCATAGCAAATGCCCGCTCTGCCTGCGATGCCTTGACCCACATCAATAGAACTGGGTCCCGGCTAGGCTTTCCAGCGGACGAGCAGTCGCCAGCTTAGTAACAGGCTTGCGCCAGCGTCACCTTGGTGAACACAAGAGTCGATACCGTGCAGCGGTCAGGAAGGCCGTTCGCCGCTTGCGGCGCGGTGAAGTAATTGCGCTCCATTTCCGCAGCGGCGGGGCCGGTATAAAGCGATACCACGTCGGTTTGCGCCTCGGCCGGCTTGGCCTCACGCGCGCCGTCGAATGGGGTGAGCTTGGCCTGTGCCGCCGAAGCAGCGAGCACGGCTGCGAGAGTTATGACCGCGACTTTCATCGCACGAACTCCGGATTGGCTGGTTGACGCCTTGGTTGGGCAAACGAATGATCGTTCGGGCTGTTCCGGTAGCTTCGGTGAACAAGTCGTGAGCAGCCAAACCCCGATGGAAAATCAAGGGCCTGGACCGCTCCACAGGCGGCCTGCGGCTTTGCGGCGCAGCCGGGCCGCCGGCACTTACATTCGCATGCCGCGATACCTATTCTCCCATCCGCCTGATTTGGGCCCGGGAGGATATGGAGAACCATGACGCGTAACCGCTGGCTGATTGCGCTTGCCGCAATTGCAACTGTCTTCACCTTGGCTGCCGCCGACTATGCCGACGCCCGCGCCGGGCGCGGCGGGTCATTTGGCAGCCGTGGCTCCAACACGTTCTCGGCTCCGCCGGCCACCAACACCGCGCCGCGTGCTGCGCAGCCGATCCAGCGTTCGCAAACCGCGCAGCCAGGTGCCGCGACGACCGGCGCTGCCGGTCAGGCGGCGCGTCCAGGCCTGTTCGGTGGCGGATTGCTCGGCGGTCTGGCCGCCGGCTTCCTCGGGGCCGGCCTGTTCGGCATGCTGTTCGGCGGCGGCTTCCTCGCCGGCATGGGCAGCTTCGCCTCGATCCTCGGCCTGATCCTGCAGGTCGTATTGGTCATCTTCGTCGCCCGTCTGGCCTTCAACTGGTGGCAACGCCGTAACAACCCGGCGCCGGCCTATGGCGCGGCGAACGGCCCGCAGTCCGCGAACCAGAACAACGCGGCCTTCACCGGCCTCGGCGCCGGTACGGGCGGTGCCTTCGGCGGCATGTTCGGTGGTGCAAAGGCGGCGCCGGCGACGCAGCCGATCACCATTGGCGAACAGGACTTCAATGAGTTCGAGCGCCTGTTGTCCGAAATCCAGGCCGCATATTCGGCCGAGGATCTCAACGCGCTGCGCGCCAATGCGATGCCGGAGATGGTGTCGTATTTCGCCGAGGAAATCGGCGAAAACGCCAAGCAAGGCCTGGTCAACCGCATCACTGATGTGAAGCTGTTGCAGGGCGACCTGGCGGAAGCCTGGCGCGAGAACAACGATGAATACGCCACCGTCGCAATGCGCTTTGCGCTGACCGACAGCGTCGTCCAGCGCTCGACAGGTCAGGTCGTCGAGGGCGGTACGCCGGGCGAGGCGACCGAACTGTGGACCTTCCGCCGCTCGCGCGGCGCGCCATGGATGCTGTCGGCGATCCAGCAGGCCTGAGACGGCGGCCCAAGCGTCGAAGAGATAAAGGTGCGCGTCCTGAAAAGGGCGCGCGCTTTCATTTGGGGCTTTGAATCAGACCACCCGGTCGGCAAGAGGCGTCTCGTTCCCGGACAGGAGCGGCCTACTGCCGTGAGGGCTGGCCCCGCGGGCTTTAGAGTCTGTTAACGACAGGGAGGGGCGCCTTCGCTGCGCCGCATGGTGGCTGGGTGAGCGCGCGCTGCCATTGGCCGCAGCGGCCGGCGTTGACCTTGCCGCGAATAACGTCTATTTGGCCCGCCGCAACTTGGTTTTCGGCCTCATCTTCGTTCGCTCCCGGCTTTGGGCTGCGCTTCAAGAGATCCCCCAAAACTTGGATAGTTGCCGCCGGCCCAAAAGAGGGGAACTGGCGTACAACGCGGAGCGCGAAAGGAACTACCCGATGGCTACCGGAACTGTGAAGTTCTTCAACACCCAGAAGGGCTACGGCTTCATTCAGCCGGATGATGGCTCGAAGGACGTGTTCGTCCACATCACCGCTGTTGAGAAGGCCGGCATGCGTTCGCTGGTCGAAGGCCAGAAGATCTCGTTCGAGATCGTCACCGAGCGCGGCAAGCAGGCCGCCGGTAACCTGCAGCCGGCCTGATCGCCGGTTCTGGTATCGAATACGAAGCCCGGCGCATGCGCCGGGCTTTTTTTGTTGGCGCCGCCAGGCCGACGACAACGGCAACCAGGCCGCCGGCTTCGGCCGCAACGTCACGCGGCGATCAACCGAACCGCCACGATATCCTCACCGGCGCCGGCGGCGGTTGCACCCCGGCCGATCTGCGCTCGACCGGCGGCGACGGCCTGCTGTACTGCTTCGCTGCCAACTGATCCGGTGCGACAGACGTCCGAATCACGACAAGACGCGGGCGGTTCGCGTGCCGCCGCCGATTTTTTGCCGGGCTCCGCCAGCGCGCGCTACATTGCCGGCAGGCGCCGGTTTGACGGCGCCGCTGCCATGCGGGTTCGATGCCTGAACTGACCAACGTTCTGCTGCTGGCTGTCGATGCGCTGATCTACTTCGTGGCGCTCGCCGGCCTTCTGCGTCTCCGCGATCGCATCGGGCTCGGCCCGTTCTTCTGCGCGCTCGGCGTGCTGCACTTCCTCGAGACCTATCTCGCCAGCATCTTCTACGTCACGCTGCCGCTCGGCATCGTGACCTCGCCGGGCTCGACCGTTCTGTTCACCGGCAAGCTGATGTTGCTGCTGCTCCTTTACATCCGCGAGGACGCGGCGGTGGTGCGCCAGCCGATCTACGGCCTCATGTTTGGCAATGTGCTGGTGTTCGTGCTCGGCTTCGTGTTGCGCAACCACGGGCTGGCCTCGATGTCGGCCGGCCGCGGCGCGGATTTCGCCTTCCTCGACCAGATGGGCGGGCTGATGGTGTGGGGCACCGCCATCCTGTTTCTCGACTGCATCATCATCATCCTGCTGTACGAGCGCACGCGTGCCTGGTTCGGCGACCGGGTGTTTTCGCGGCTGCTGGTGGCGAGCGCCATGGTGCTGACCTTCGACCAGGTCGCGTTCTTTTTGGGGTTGAGCCTGCTCACCGGGGCCGGTTTGCCGGTGCTGATCGGCGGCTGGATCGCCAAGATGGGCGCGGTCGCGCTCTACAGTGTGTTCGGCACACTCTACCTCGTTTATTTCGACCGGCCGCATGGCCGCCAGGCTGCACCGCGTTTGCGCGACGTGTTCGACACGCTGACGTATCGCGAACGCTACGAGAGCCTGCTGTCTCGCACCGGCTGTGACGCGCTGACCGGCACGCTCGACCGTCATGCGCTGGAAACCTACGGCCGCCGCGCCGTCGATGGCGCCGCCGCCACGCAGCGGCCGCTGTCGTTGTTGCTGATCGACCTCGATCGCCTCAAAGCCGTCAATGAGCGCTTCGGCCGCGCTGCCGGCGATTGGCTGCTCAAGCTGACGGCGCGCGAGATCATGAGCGCGGCGCGGCTCGCCGATTTCACCTACCGCTTCGGCGGCGAGGAGTTTGTGGTGATCGCCGATGGGCTAGCCGGCGATGAAGCGCTGGCGCTGGCGGAGCGCATCCGCCACGCCATTGCGTTGGCGGCGGCCGCCGATCCGGCCGGTCCGCTCACGGTGTCGATTGGCCTTGCCAGTTCGCCCGGTGACGGTGCCAGCTATGACGCGCTGTTCATGAGCGCGGCCGGACGGCTCGAGCAGGCCAAGGCGCTGGGCCGCAACCAGGTGGTTGGCGCGCTGCGTTGAACTGGGACCTTGGATGCGGCGCATGCGTCAGGTTGAGGCGGCGCGAAGGAGGGAGCCATGCGCTATCAGCTCTATTATTGGCCGGGCCTGCAGGGCCGCGGTGAATTCGTGCGCCTCGCGCTGGAAGACGCCGGCGCCGGCTATGACGACGTCGCGCGCGAGCCAGGCGGCATGGCGAAGATGATGGTGGCCATGAAAGGCGAGGGCGTCGGCGAGAAGCGGCCGCCCTTTGCGCCGCCATTCCTCAAAGCCGGTAAGCTGGTGATCGCGCAGGTGGCGAACATCCTTTTCTATCTCGGGCCGCGTCACGGCCTCGCGCCCAAGGACGACGGCGCCCGGCTCTGGCTCAACGCGCTGCAGCTCACCGTGACCGACTTCGTCCAGGAAGTGCACGGCACCCACCACCCGATCGCCACCGGGCTCTATTACGACGACCAGAAGCAGGAAGCAAAGCAATACACCGCGCACTTCCTCAAGGACCGGGTGCCGAAGTTCCTCGGCTATTTCGACACCGTGATCGCCAACAGCGGCGGGCCCTACGTTCTCGGCCGCCGTGTCAGTTACACCGATCTGTCGCTGTTCCAACTGGTCGAGGGGTTACGCTACGCTTTCCCGAAGGCTGCCAAGCGCTTTGAGGCGAAAGTG
The Pseudolabrys sp. FHR47 genome window above contains:
- a CDS encoding diguanylate cyclase, which gives rise to MPELTNVLLLAVDALIYFVALAGLLRLRDRIGLGPFFCALGVLHFLETYLASIFYVTLPLGIVTSPGSTVLFTGKLMLLLLLYIREDAAVVRQPIYGLMFGNVLVFVLGFVLRNHGLASMSAGRGADFAFLDQMGGLMVWGTAILFLDCIIIILLYERTRAWFGDRVFSRLLVASAMVLTFDQVAFFLGLSLLTGAGLPVLIGGWIAKMGAVALYSVFGTLYLVYFDRPHGRQAAPRLRDVFDTLTYRERYESLLSRTGCDALTGTLDRHALETYGRRAVDGAAATQRPLSLLLIDLDRLKAVNERFGRAAGDWLLKLTAREIMSAARLADFTYRFGGEEFVVIADGLAGDEALALAERIRHAIALAAAADPAGPLTVSIGLASSPGDGASYDALFMSAAGRLEQAKALGRNQVVGALR
- the cckA gene encoding cell cycle histidine kinase CckA; translation: MNAERPNEPRPAPRDGQGRRQAFDKSQSAPRSGSVGMVLLVAVLLVGAAGGLIYIGPAHAETYILALLSVLGTIGVFALFALASGIMRLSSREQSNPLLKSVVDQGFDGIVVTDQAGRVFYANATYLDLIGAVDDNDVRPVERVFIGDPEVSEAIYRLLKAAREGRRLQEEVRIAGASGEAARWLRLRVRPLGESRRDARFAVWSIADVTRERERQENVFQELQHAIDYLDHAPAGFFSVDAQGDIVYLNATLAAWLDQDLAQVAVDSLKLADIVAGEGAALLTTLNAAPGDVKTEVLDLDLRTRTGRPLPVRLFHKVAYGADGAPGASRTLVLNRGKDSGEDAQRDAEVRFMRFFQNTPMAIATVDRNGRIARTNARFATAFDGMIGENRSILSVVNERDRGALEAAIKRAAGGQGDIPPVDAQLAGSNERWANFFVLAVEDKDSEGEAAIVYALETTAQRTLENKVYQQQKMESVGQLAGGIAHDFNNVLSAIMMATDFLLNAHKPTDPSFQDIIQIKQNANRAAALVRQLLAFSRKQTLRPQVLDLGEVLGDLGMLLKRLIGEKVTFAGVKHGRDLWPVKADLSQFEQVIVNLAVNARDAMPDGGTLSIRTTNVASAECAQFGHKGMPAADYVLVEVSDTGTGIPQDIIDKIFEPFFSTKEVGKGTGLGLSTVYGIVKQTGGFVYVDSAPGRTTFRIFLPRYVPAAEDKPAVGAPSIAPALDAAKSLEATKAAAETMAKQAQASADLTGQGVILLVEDEEGLRALNARGLTSRGYTVLEAGNGIEAMEVMEREGHVDLVVSDVVMPEMDGPTLLRELRARDPNVKFIFVSGYAEEAFAKNLPQDQQYHFLAKPFTLKQLVAEVKSTLTGG
- a CDS encoding TIM44-like domain-containing protein, which gives rise to MTRNRWLIALAAIATVFTLAAADYADARAGRGGSFGSRGSNTFSAPPATNTAPRAAQPIQRSQTAQPGAATTGAAGQAARPGLFGGGLLGGLAAGFLGAGLFGMLFGGGFLAGMGSFASILGLILQVVLVIFVARLAFNWWQRRNNPAPAYGAANGPQSANQNNAAFTGLGAGTGGAFGGMFGGAKAAPATQPITIGEQDFNEFERLLSEIQAAYSAEDLNALRANAMPEMVSYFAEEIGENAKQGLVNRITDVKLLQGDLAEAWRENNDEYATVAMRFALTDSVVQRSTGQVVEGGTPGEATELWTFRRSRGAPWMLSAIQQA
- a CDS encoding cold-shock protein, yielding MATGTVKFFNTQKGYGFIQPDDGSKDVFVHITAVEKAGMRSLVEGQKISFEIVTERGKQAAGNLQPA
- a CDS encoding glutathione S-transferase, with amino-acid sequence MRYQLYYWPGLQGRGEFVRLALEDAGAGYDDVAREPGGMAKMMVAMKGEGVGEKRPPFAPPFLKAGKLVIAQVANILFYLGPRHGLAPKDDGARLWLNALQLTVTDFVQEVHGTHHPIATGLYYDDQKQEAKQYTAHFLKDRVPKFLGYFDTVIANSGGPYVLGRRVSYTDLSLFQLVEGLRYAFPKAAKRFEAKVPRVVEVRDRVAGRDGIKAYCASERRVPFNEDGIFRHYPELDG
- the flhB gene encoding flagellar biosynthesis protein FlhB, giving the protein MAEEPDLEDKTEDPSQKRLDDAFEKGNVVKSQEVNTWFIIAGATLVLMTFSGGMGKELNATMRGLIANSAIITMDGPSLPRLFEKIGAELLAALAVPFLILMLAALAGNIVQHRFIWSTDSLAPKFSKISPLAGMKRLFSKQSLANLVKGLIKLGIIGAVMVVLLWPDRDRMEGLVTMDPAALLPFTSALSLKVLGAVVALLAIVAAADFLFQYRTWYGKLKMSLQELKEEYKQTQGDPFIKGKLKQIRQMRMKQRMSSAVPKASVIITNPTHYAVALQYERGMDAPVCVAKGVDAMALQIRKIATEHDVPIVENPPLARALHASVEVDQTIPPEHYKAVAEVIGYVMKLRRAIRN